A window of the Brassica napus cultivar Da-Ae chromosome A2, Da-Ae, whole genome shotgun sequence genome harbors these coding sequences:
- the LOC106385443 gene encoding subtilisin-like protease SBT5.4, with protein MCLQSLTLLIIFTLFYSHAFALKKSYIVYLGSHAHPFTLLSQAHLDRVAHSHRTFLASFLGSHQSAEDAIFYSYKRHINGFAAVLDDKKASEIAKHPNVASIFLNKGRKLHTTHSWDFMLLEKHGVVHKSSLWKKARFGEDTIIANLDTGVWPESKSFSDEGYGDVPARWKGSCHGDVPCNRKLIGAKYFNKGYLAYAKFPSNSTFETPRDLDGHGTHTLSTAGGNFVPGANVFGLGNGTASGGSPKARVASYKVCWPPFKGAECFDADILAAIDAAIGDGVDVISASVGGDAGDYMNDGLSIGSFVAVKNGVTVVCSAGNSGPKPGTVSNVAPWIITVGASSMDREFQAFVELSNGSRFEGTSLSTPLPENKMYDLISAADGKAANASALQALLCKKDSLDPEKVKGKIVVCLRGDNARVDKGQQAATAGAVGMILCNDKASGNEIISDAHVLPASQINYKDGEAVFSYLNSTKDPKGYITAPNTQLHTKPAPFMASFSSRGPNTITPGILKPDITAPGVNVVAAYTEATGPTDIESDNRRTPFNVESGTSMSCPHISGIVGLLKTLRPQWSPAAIRSAIMTTSRTRDNTRKPMVDATFHKATPFGYGAGHVQPNKASHPGLVYDLNTGDYLDFLCAIGYENKVVQLFADDPLYTCREGANLLDFNYPSITVPKLTDSVTITRKLTNVGPPSTYRSYFHAPLGVEVSVEPKQLTFSKVGEEKMFQMTIGATSEKALGYVFGELTWTDSKHYVRTPIVVQLSS; from the exons ATGTGCCTCCAAAGTTTAACTCTTCTCATCATCTTCACTCTCTTTTACTCACATGCGTTTGCTCTTAAGAAG TCCTATATAGTGTATTTGGGATCTCACGCCCATCCTTTTACTCTCCTCTCTCAAGCTCATCTAGATCGTGTTGCTCATTCACATCGCACTTTTCTCGCCTCTTTCTTGGGAAG CCATCAAAGTGCAGAAGACGCCATCTTTTACTCATACAAAAGACATATCAATGGCTTCGCCGCTGTTCTTGACGACAAAAAAGCTTCAGAAATCGCCA aGCATCCAAATGTAGCATCTATATTCTTAAACAAAGGAAGGAAACTGCATACCACTCATTCATGGGATTTCATGCTTCTTGAGAAACATGGAGTCGTTCACAAGTCTTCTCTGTGGAAGAAAGCAAGGTTTGGAGAAGACACAATCATCGCTAATCTTGACACAG GTGTGTGGCCTGAGTCAAAAAGCTTCAGCGATGAAGGGTATGGAGATGTTCCAGCTAGGTGGAAAGGCAGTTGCCACGGTGATGTTCCTTGCAACAG GAAGCTCATTGGAGCAAAATACTTCAACAAAGGCTACTTAGCGTACGCAAAATTCCCCTCCAACTCTACCTTTGAAACCCCTCGTGACCTCGACGGTCACGGCACCCATACTCTCTCCACAGCGGGAGGAAACTTTGTCCCCGGAGCCAATGTATTTGGACTTGGCAACGGTACGGCTAGTGGCGGTTCTCCTAAGGCGAGAGTCGCCTCTTACAAAGTGTGCTGGCCTCCTTTTAAAGGTGCCGAATGCTTTGATGCTGATATCTTGGCAGCGATTGATGCAGCCATCGGTGACGGTGTGGATGTTATATCGGCTTCAGTGGGCGGGGATGCAGGAGATTATATGAATGATGGCTTGTCCATTGGTTCCTTCGTAGCAGTCAAGAACGGTGTGACGGTTGTGTGTTCTGCTGGTAACTCGGGGCCTAAACCTGGAACGGTCTCTAACGTTGCACCATGGATTATAACCGTCGGAGCTAGCTCCATGGATCGGGAGTTTCAAGCATTTGTAGAGCTCAGCAACGGCTCACGCTTCGAG GGAACAAGCCTCTCTACGCCTTTGCCTGAAAACAAGATGTACGATCTGATCAGTGCCGCTGACGGTAAAGCAGCCAATGCGTCAGCGTTACAAGC ATTGTTATGCAAGAAAGATAGCCTAGACCCGGAGAAAGTAAAAGGCAAGATCGTCGTGTGTCTAAGAGGAGACAACGCACGTGTGGACAAGGGACAACAAGCAGCCACTGCTGGTGCTGTAGGAATGATACTATGCAACGACAAGGCGAGTGGAAACGAGATCATCTCCGACGCTCATGTTCTTCCCGCTTCTCAGATTAATTACAAAGACGGTGAAGCTGTGTTTTCATACCTAAACTCCACAAAAGACCCCAAAGGCTACATAACTGCACCCAACACTCAGCTACACACGAAGCCAGCTCCTTTCATGGCCTCGTTCTCTTCCAGAGGTCCCAACACCATCACACCAGGAATCCTCAAGCCTGACATAACCGCACCGGGTGTCAACGTTGTAGCCGCCTACACGGAAGCCACAGGCCCTACAGACATAGAATCCGACAACCGTAGAACTCCTTTCAACGTCGAATCGGGAACATCCATGTCTTGTCCTCACATCTCCGGCATCGTCGGTCTCTTGAAGACTCTCCGCCCTCAATGGAGCCCCGCCGCGATCCGTTCCGCCATCATGACTACTTCAAGAACTAGAGATAACACTCGAAAGCCAATGGTTGATGCAACGTTCCACAAAGCAACTCCTTTTGGGTATGGCGCAGGCCATGTTCAGCCCAATAAAGCTTCCCACCCTGGCCTTGTCTACGATCTCAACACTGGAGACTACTTAGACTTCCTCTGCGCCATTGGTTACGAGAACAAGGTAGTTCAACTCTTTGCCGATGATCCGCTATACACGTGCCGCGAAGGAgctaatcttttggacttcaaCTACCCTTCGATCACTGTCCCTAAGCTCACGGACTCTGTTACAATCACTCGTAAGCTCACGAACGTTGGACCTCCGTCCACGTACAGATCCTATTTCCATGCGCCCCTTGGAGTTGAAGTCTCCGTAGAGCCGAAACAGCTCACGTTCAGCAAAGTTGGTGAGGAGAAGATGTTTCAGATGACTATCGGGGCCACGTCAGAGAAGGCTTTAGGGTACGTCTTTGGAGAGCTGACGTGGACTGATTCAAAACACTACGTCAGGACTCCCATTGTCGTCCAACTTTCAAGCTAG
- the LOC106407080 gene encoding methyl-CpG-binding domain-containing protein 7-like translates to MQTSLPQDLVPLVKFPPRHRREPQLYIVDPTSKGSVDTCFNEPGSGREISSLVSVQRHLVGEVDDRRLSRSPKFYEKRRTEQGNRVASKDFRLPRGWTVKEVPRRNSPRSIDKYYTEQETGKRFRSLVSAERYLNSVGNGTVASVLHSVPLLAICNGTGYAPVKYTQ, encoded by the exons ATGCAGACGAGTCTTCCACAGGACCTTGTCCCTCTCGTCAAGTTTCCGCCGCGCCACCGTCGCGAACCCCAGCTGTACATCGTGGACCCCACTTCGAAAGGCAGTGTCGATACC TGCTTTAACGAGCCAGGGAGTGGTAGAGAGATTTCATCTCTAGTATCTGTTCAAAGACACTTGGTTGGAGAAGTAGACGACAGACGCTTGTCTCGAAGTCCAAAGTTTTATGAGAAACGCAGAACCGAACAG GGTAATCGCGTTGCTTCCAAGGATTTCCGTTTGCCTAGAGGATGGACCGTTAAGGAGGTTCCGAGGAGAAACTCCCCTCGTAGTATTGATAAG TATTATACAGAGCAAGAAACGGGAAAACGGTTCCGGTCCCTTGTTTCCGCTGAGCGGTACTTGAACTCTGTTGGGAACGGTACAGTTGCGTCGGTTTTGCACTCTGTTCCG CTTTTGGCGATTTGTAATGGTACTGGATATGCGCCGGTGAAGTACACGCAATGA